Proteins from one Mastacembelus armatus chromosome 16, fMasArm1.2, whole genome shotgun sequence genomic window:
- the zc3h12aa gene encoding endoribonuclease ZC3H12A, with protein MDQAVPSQSSASDQLEADCDELHLRVDFFRKLGYSSAEVKAALRKLGLSADTNSVLGELVRNRTSTAPCMSISDSNERSTGQKDSLLPLSWTLGSRITPQLGDRRTTDTELRPIVIDGSNVAMSHGNKEVFSCRGIQLAVNFFLDRGHNTITVFVPTWRKEQHRPDAPITDQLILMELEKRKIVVFTPSRRVGGKRVVCYDDRFIVKLAYESDGVIVSNDTYRDLQGERPEWKKCIEERLLMYSFVNDKFMPPDDPLGRHGPSLDNFLRKMPRPTEQKRQLCPYNKKCTYGMKCKFYHPERVNQSYQSLADELREKAQITTVKEERNAKSDPGSAHNTSSLPRDFSTELIRDQQNSSHSGQVSENDLLYCDNPRNSQNHMSYSAKGGQCQKDWSGRHSMPSHYYANISHEYLDSGISSFESQYSDVSHCLSNSHMLMSQQQSALTGPKHNSAHLRKNNSSLFCSCCSHAVLSTAHQQHHRNQDSKGQPSYPPHMFLPSVPQQHSLPCHLHYSGASHHQHNYWSDPFQGLPQGGSSCSLPSLVHSSQSHKSCCSCESPQYHSWAQQQPTSAAFDQQRLELRKKLQAIFNPYQVDVVMEMYPHLMDAEKLAAEIINLKTQSGVI; from the exons ATGGATCAGGCAGTTCCAAGTCAGAGCTCAGCTTCAGACCAGCTGGAAGCAGACTGTGATGAGCTGCATCTCAGAGTGGATTTCTTCAGGAAACTGGGCTACTCGTCAGCAGAGGTGAAGGCTGCTCTGAGGAAGCTGGGCCTCAGCGCAGACACGAACTCAGTGCTCGGAGAGCTTGTTAGGAACAGGACCAGCACTGCACCCTGCATGTCCATTTCTGACAGCAATGAGAGGAGCACAGGCCAGAAAGACTCTCTGCTGCCTCTCAGTTGGACCCTTGGATCCAGAATCACACCACAGCTGGGGGACAGGAGGACTACAGACACAGAACTGAGGCCTATTGTTATTGATGGCAGTAATGTTGCAATGAG tcatgGTAACAAGGAAGTGTTCTCCTGCCGAGGCATCCAGCTGGCCGTGAATTTCTTCCTGGACAGAGGTCATAATACCATTACTGTGTTTGTTCCCACCTGGCGCAAAGAGCAGCACAGACCTGATGCCCCCATAACAG ATCAACTCATACTCATGGAGCTTGAAAAACGTAAAATAGTCGTCTTCACTCCATCACGTCGAGTTGGAGGTAAGAGAGTGGTTTGCTACGATGACCGCTTTATCGTCAAGTTGGCATATGAGTCAGATGGTGTGATCGTTTCCAATGACACCTACCGTGACCTCCAAGGAGAAAGACCTGAGTGGAAGAAATGCATCGAGGAGAGGCTCCTCATGTACTCCTTTGTGAATGACAA GTTCATGCCCCCAGATGACCCTTTAGGGCGCCATGGCCCCAGTCTTGACAACTTCCTCAGGAAAATGCCTCGTCCTACAGAGCAGAAGAGACAGCTCTGTCCATATA aCAAAAAGTGCACTTATGGCATGAAATGTAAGTTCTACCATCCAGAGCGGGTAAACCAATCCTACCAATCCTTGGCTGATGAACTGAGAGAGAAAGCCCAGATTACTACtgtaaaagaagagagaaatgcCAAATCTGATCCTGGGTCTGCTCATAATACGTCCTCCCTTCCTCGAGACTTTAGCACAGAGCTCATTAGAGACCAGCAAAATTCTTCACATTCTGGTCAAGTTAGTGAAAATGACCTACTGTACTGCGATAATCCTAGAAACAGTCAGAATCATATGTCCTATTCTGCAAAAGGGGGCCAGTGTCAAAAAGATTGGTCTGGGCGACATTCGATGCCCAGCCATTACTATGCCAATATCTCTCATGAGTATCTTGATTCTGGTATTAGCTCTTTTGAGAGCCAATACTCTGACGTTTCCCATTGCCTCAGCAACTCCCATATGCTCATGTCCCAGCAGCAAAGTGCCCTCACTGGGCCCAAACACAACTCAGctcatttaagaaaaaacaacagcagcctgTTCTGTAGCTGCTGTTCCCATGCAGTGCTATCAACAGCTCACCAGCAGCATCATAGAAACCAGGACTCCAAGGGTCAGCCCAGCTACCCTCCACATATGTTTCTGCCAAGTGTGCCACAACAACACAGCCTCCCCTGCCATCTCCACTATAGTGGAGCCTCCCATCATCAGCACAATTACTGGTCAGATCCTTTTCAGGGGCTGCCCCAGGGCGGGTCATCATGTAGTCTCCCCTCTTTGGTCCATTCCTCACAGTCCCACAAATCTTGCTGCTCCTGTGAGAGCCCTCAGTACCATTCCTGGGCTCAACAACAGCCCACTTCTGCTGCATTTGATCAACAGAGGTTGGAGCTCCGCAAAAAACTGCAAGCCATCTTCAACCCATATCAGGTGGATGTAGTCATGGAAATGTACCCACATTTGATGGATGCCGAAAAACTGGCTGCAGAGATCATCAACCTGAAGACTCAGAGCGGTGTGATCTGA